The following are encoded together in the Coturnix japonica isolate 7356 chromosome 8, Coturnix japonica 2.1, whole genome shotgun sequence genome:
- the NASP gene encoding nuclear autoantigenic sperm protein isoform X1, with the protein MQSAAAARCAQPASAARERMEQDPAAPSTSADSTASMDVDAESKKLLGLGQKHLVMGNVPAAVNAFQEAASLLGKKYGETADECAEAFFYYGKSLLELARMENGVLGNALEGVQVEEEGEKAEDNSALPAVDEEAREELREQVYNAMGEEEEVKKSPVLTEKEIKGEDVEMEDVTEEKPKEETVTDVEVKLEGSAEKTETSVEKVNSEEHDQQTAVEKNAEAAVVEEKAVEKEQDTKHEEAEATEGRNSTKEVLDEKVKAAVEENEAAEAPAEKKGGAGEQTAGTAETETAVEENESVEGQAEEKAVSQEGTAEGQAAAVAEQKEAAEEQAEAVEKKVEEKESVETAPEQKPDESKEVDSSKEPVSAVGEDPANDTGEKTEVAAKVEKEEKKDDQMEESEGAKVEKEEKDDQMEEGEETEESEEEDKENDKAEDDKENELAVEDKESEEEEIGNLELAWDMLELAKVIYKRQETKEAQLHAAQAHLKLGEVSIESENYVQAIEEFQACLALQQKYLEAHDRLLAESHYQLALAYHYNSQFDEAVLQFGKSMEVIDKRMAMLTERIKKAESGSPEDEKEIEELKGLLPEIKEKIEDSKESQKSARVAELALKATLVGTTSGFAQSEGSGSVSTIPVRKAADGASQCVTDISHLVRKKRKPEEETHQGDNEAKKSKAEPAVNGGGGDAAPSGNEVAEKMEEETEKRPQAEPGAAVESTV; encoded by the exons GGGTAAAAAGTACGGTGAGACGGCGGATGAGTGTGCAGAAGCTTTCTTTTATTACGGAAAATCGCTCCTGGAGTTGGCAAG AATGGAAAATGGTGTGCTGGGAAATGCCTTAGAAGGGGTGCAGGttgaagaggaaggagaaaaagctgaagataaTTCCGCATTGCCAGCTGTTGATG AAGAAGCAAGGGAGGAGTTAAGAGAACAGGTATATAATGCCatgggggaggaagaagaggtgaAGAAGTCTCCAGTGCTAACTGAGAAGGAAATCAAAGGAGAGGATGTTGAAATGGAAGatgttacagaagaaaagccaaaagaagaaacagttacAGATGTGGAGGTAAAGCTTGAAGGGTCTGCAGAGAAGACAGAGACTTCTGTGGAGAAAGTGAATTCGGAAGAGCATGACCAGCAGACGGCTGTGGAAAAgaatgcagaagcagcagttgtGGAAGAGAAGGCAGTGGAGAAAGAGCAGGACACAAAGCATGAAGAAGCAGAGGCAACTGAGGGCAGGAACAGCACAAAGGAGGTGTTGGATGAGAAGGTGAAGGCAGCTGTGGAAGAGAACGAAGCTGCAGAAGCACcggcagaaaagaaaggaggggcaggagagcagacagcaggaaCAGCGGAAACTGAGA CAGCTGTGGAAGAGAACGAGTCTGTAGAAGGGCAGGCAGAGGAGAAGGCAGTGTCACAAGAAGGGACAGCAgaagggcaggcagcagctgtggcagagcagaaagaagctgCGGAAGAACAAGCAGAAGCAGTTGAAAAGAAGGTGGAGGAGAAGGAGTCAGTGGAGACAGCTCCAGAACAGAAACCAGATGAATCCAAAGAGGTGGATTCCTCAAAAGAACCAGTGTCTGCAGTGGGTGAAGATCCAGCTAATGATACAGGAGAAAAGACTGAAGTGGCTGCTAAGgtagagaaagaggaaaagaaagatgaccAGATGGAAGAGAGTGAAGGTGCTAAGgtagaaaaagaagagaaagatgacCAGATGGAAGAGGGAGAAG aaacagaagaatctgaagaggaagacaaagaaaatgataaagCTGAAGATGATAAGGAGAATGAATTGGCAGTGGAAGACAAG gaaagtgaggaggaggaaattgGCAATCTTGAGCTGGCCTGGGACATGCTGGAGTTGGCCAAAGTCATCTATAAGAG gcaagaaacaaaagaagctcAGCTTCACGCAGCTCAGGCTCATCTAAAGCTAGGAGAAGTTAGCATTGAATCTG AGAACTACGTGCAAGCTATAGAGGAGTTTCAAGCCTGTCTGGCCCTGCAACAGAAATACCTGGAAGCTCATGACCGCCTGCTGGCTGAAAGCCACTACCAGCTGGCACTGGCCTACCACTACAACAGCCAGTTTGATGAGGCAGTTCTGCAGTTTGGTAAATCCATGGAAGTCATTGACAAGAGAATGG CAATGCTCACTGAACGAATAAAGAAGGCAGAAAGCGGGTCCCCTGAAGATGAGAAGGAGATTGAAGAACTGAAGGGACTTCTCcctgaaatcaaagaaaaaatagaggATTCAAAGGAGTCTCAAAAGAGTGCGAGGGTAGCTGAGCTGGCATTGAAGGCAACTCTG gTTGGAACTACATCTGGTTTTGCACAAAGCGAAGGCAGCGGCTCTGTTTCTACA ATTCCAGtaagaaaagcagctgatgGAGCATCTCAGTGTGTTACAGACATCTCTCACCTGGTCAGGAAAAAG AGGAAACCAGAGGAGGAGACCCACCAGGGAGACAATGAAGCTAAGAAATCTAAAGCAGAACCGGCTGTcaatggtggtggtggtgatgctgCCCCCAGTGGAAATGAGGTtgcagaaaaaatggaagaggag aCAGAGAAAAGGCCACAAGCAGAACCAGGGGCTGCAGTTGAAAGCACAGTATGA
- the NASP gene encoding nuclear autoantigenic sperm protein isoform X2, with protein MQSAAAARCAQPASAARESMDVDAESKKLLGLGQKHLVMGNVPAAVNAFQEAASLLGKKYGETADECAEAFFYYGKSLLELARMENGVLGNALEGVQVEEEGEKAEDNSALPAVDEEAREELREQVYNAMGEEEEVKKSPVLTEKEIKGEDVEMEDVTEEKPKEETVTDVEVKLEGSAEKTETSVEKVNSEEHDQQTAVEKNAEAAVVEEKAVEKEQDTKHEEAEATEGRNSTKEVLDEKVKAAVEENEAAEAPAEKKGGAGEQTAGTAETETAVEENESVEGQAEEKAVSQEGTAEGQAAAVAEQKEAAEEQAEAVEKKVEEKESVETAPEQKPDESKEVDSSKEPVSAVGEDPANDTGEKTEVAAKVEKEEKKDDQMEESEGAKVEKEEKDDQMEEGEETEESEEEDKENDKAEDDKENELAVEDKESEEEEIGNLELAWDMLELAKVIYKRQETKEAQLHAAQAHLKLGEVSIESENYVQAIEEFQACLALQQKYLEAHDRLLAESHYQLALAYHYNSQFDEAVLQFGKSMEVIDKRMAMLTERIKKAESGSPEDEKEIEELKGLLPEIKEKIEDSKESQKSARVAELALKATLVGTTSGFAQSEGSGSVSTIPVRKAADGASQCVTDISHLVRKKRKPEEETHQGDNEAKKSKAEPAVNGGGGDAAPSGNEVAEKMEEETEKRPQAEPGAAVESTV; from the exons GGGTAAAAAGTACGGTGAGACGGCGGATGAGTGTGCAGAAGCTTTCTTTTATTACGGAAAATCGCTCCTGGAGTTGGCAAG AATGGAAAATGGTGTGCTGGGAAATGCCTTAGAAGGGGTGCAGGttgaagaggaaggagaaaaagctgaagataaTTCCGCATTGCCAGCTGTTGATG AAGAAGCAAGGGAGGAGTTAAGAGAACAGGTATATAATGCCatgggggaggaagaagaggtgaAGAAGTCTCCAGTGCTAACTGAGAAGGAAATCAAAGGAGAGGATGTTGAAATGGAAGatgttacagaagaaaagccaaaagaagaaacagttacAGATGTGGAGGTAAAGCTTGAAGGGTCTGCAGAGAAGACAGAGACTTCTGTGGAGAAAGTGAATTCGGAAGAGCATGACCAGCAGACGGCTGTGGAAAAgaatgcagaagcagcagttgtGGAAGAGAAGGCAGTGGAGAAAGAGCAGGACACAAAGCATGAAGAAGCAGAGGCAACTGAGGGCAGGAACAGCACAAAGGAGGTGTTGGATGAGAAGGTGAAGGCAGCTGTGGAAGAGAACGAAGCTGCAGAAGCACcggcagaaaagaaaggaggggcaggagagcagacagcaggaaCAGCGGAAACTGAGA CAGCTGTGGAAGAGAACGAGTCTGTAGAAGGGCAGGCAGAGGAGAAGGCAGTGTCACAAGAAGGGACAGCAgaagggcaggcagcagctgtggcagagcagaaagaagctgCGGAAGAACAAGCAGAAGCAGTTGAAAAGAAGGTGGAGGAGAAGGAGTCAGTGGAGACAGCTCCAGAACAGAAACCAGATGAATCCAAAGAGGTGGATTCCTCAAAAGAACCAGTGTCTGCAGTGGGTGAAGATCCAGCTAATGATACAGGAGAAAAGACTGAAGTGGCTGCTAAGgtagagaaagaggaaaagaaagatgaccAGATGGAAGAGAGTGAAGGTGCTAAGgtagaaaaagaagagaaagatgacCAGATGGAAGAGGGAGAAG aaacagaagaatctgaagaggaagacaaagaaaatgataaagCTGAAGATGATAAGGAGAATGAATTGGCAGTGGAAGACAAG gaaagtgaggaggaggaaattgGCAATCTTGAGCTGGCCTGGGACATGCTGGAGTTGGCCAAAGTCATCTATAAGAG gcaagaaacaaaagaagctcAGCTTCACGCAGCTCAGGCTCATCTAAAGCTAGGAGAAGTTAGCATTGAATCTG AGAACTACGTGCAAGCTATAGAGGAGTTTCAAGCCTGTCTGGCCCTGCAACAGAAATACCTGGAAGCTCATGACCGCCTGCTGGCTGAAAGCCACTACCAGCTGGCACTGGCCTACCACTACAACAGCCAGTTTGATGAGGCAGTTCTGCAGTTTGGTAAATCCATGGAAGTCATTGACAAGAGAATGG CAATGCTCACTGAACGAATAAAGAAGGCAGAAAGCGGGTCCCCTGAAGATGAGAAGGAGATTGAAGAACTGAAGGGACTTCTCcctgaaatcaaagaaaaaatagaggATTCAAAGGAGTCTCAAAAGAGTGCGAGGGTAGCTGAGCTGGCATTGAAGGCAACTCTG gTTGGAACTACATCTGGTTTTGCACAAAGCGAAGGCAGCGGCTCTGTTTCTACA ATTCCAGtaagaaaagcagctgatgGAGCATCTCAGTGTGTTACAGACATCTCTCACCTGGTCAGGAAAAAG AGGAAACCAGAGGAGGAGACCCACCAGGGAGACAATGAAGCTAAGAAATCTAAAGCAGAACCGGCTGTcaatggtggtggtggtgatgctgCCCCCAGTGGAAATGAGGTtgcagaaaaaatggaagaggag aCAGAGAAAAGGCCACAAGCAGAACCAGGGGCTGCAGTTGAAAGCACAGTATGA
- the CCDC17 gene encoding coiled-coil domain-containing protein 17 — MAAAGAFACPRCRLAFGSLALLRAHRERFCIGAPAGGGTGEEPGRAAGRRERAVTMSQHEDQPKRRHVLLLSGLPRSPLGREGPGRARGAPLGDILTPRERALLRAPAVSRPAQRGEPSPPRGDPRVPELLEAHQRHVAEIRARTQQLEQQREQLSRRLALLCNKQLSPEMNRVTEVPSDRAGHQHQGAAVYLDTLLPPSGPLAAEARALRLSYLRAGGHDEATLAQLLDLQLEATALEKRAAQKMSKNQPQHRAQGQDPIAVEAARGLDAALMAVEMENQRLEGELLALKVRREMRADVGSLASQQRAEELAQLQAKMEILLRRQAEGMGPRLPPAVLPPPVAPPLSPAFALADPLRPTPRTGSPTASSRPLVPSSLPSIPFGALDDPPPT; from the exons ATGGCGGCTGCCGGAGCCTTCGCCTGTCCCCGCTGCCGCTTGGCCTTCGGCTCCTTGGCGCTGCTCAGGGCGCACCGAGAGCGGTTCTGCATCGGGGCCCCGGCGGGCGGCGGGACCGGGGAGGAGCCGGGAAGGGCGGCGGGACGGCGGGAGCGAGCG GTCACGATGTCCCAGCACGAGGATCAGCCCAAGCGACGCCATGTGCTCCTGCTCTCCGGGCTCCCTCGGTCCCCTCTGGGACGTGAGGGCCCGGGCCGAGCCCGTGGGGCGCCCCTGGGTGACATCCTCACACCCCGTGAGCGGGCGCTGCTCCGTGCCCCTGCTGTCAGCCGGCCGGCACAGCGG GGAGAGCCCAGCCCACCGCGGGGGGACCCACGAGTCCCGGAGCTGCTGGAGGCTCATCAGCGCCACGTGGCTGAAATCCGGGCCAGGacccagcagctggagcagcagagagagc AGCTGAGCCGGCGCCTGGCATTGCTGTGCAACAAGCAACTGTCACCAGAAATGAACCGAGTCACGGAGGTGCCGTCAGACAGAGCTGGACACCAGCACCAAGG ggctgctgtcTACCTCGACACCCTCCTGCCACCCTCCGGGCCGCTGGCAGCTGAGGCCAG GGCACTGCGGCTCTCCTACCTGCGGGCTGGTGGCCACGATGAGGCCACCCTGGCACAGCTGTTAGACCTCCAGCTGGAGGCCACGGCACTGGAGAAAAGGGCTGCACAGAAGATGAGTAAGAaccagccccagcacagagcccagggACAGGACCCCATTGCTGTTGAGGCAGCACGGGGCCTGGATGCGGCGCTGATGGCTGTGGAGATGGAGAACCAAAGGCTTGAGGGTGAGCTCCTGGCACTGAAGGTCCGGAGAGAGATGCGAGCTGATGTCG GATCGCTGGCATCCCAGCAGCGTGCAGAGGAGCTGGCTCAGCTGCAGGCAAAGATGGAGATTCTGCTGCGACGCCAAGCAGAGGGGATGGGGCCGCGTCTGCCCCCTGCCGTCCTCCCACCGCCCGTGGCCCCTCCGCTCTCCCCAGCCTTCGCTCTAGCG gaTCCACTGAGGCCGACCCCGAGGACAGGAAGCCCCACAGCCTCCAGCCGCCCACTGGTGCCCTCCAGCCTCCCCAGCATTCCCTTCGGAGCCCTGGATGACCCCCCTCCTACTTAG
- the GPBP1L1 gene encoding vasculin-like protein 1, which produces MAQHDFVPAWLNFSTPQSTKSPAATFEKHGEHLPRGEGRFGVSRRRHNSSDGFFNNGPLRTAGDCWHQPSLLRHDSVDSGVSKGAHVGLSGSQPGWHGPSRGHDGVNQRGGGGTGVHRHWNGNFHSRKSSAFQEKLPVEAREEKKDDKERLQFEEEDFPSLNPEAGRHNNQNKPLGTPSGVWENPPSAKQPTKMLVIKKVSKEDPAAAFSAAFTSPVSHLANGNKATTIVPSVYKNLVPKPAAPPSKPSPWKANRNEHKPGSLSSSRDSAFTSPVSVTKPAVLASGSVLTSPKESPSSTTPPIEICSSRLTKLMRRTTDKKSEFLKALKDDRNGEITESRECDKLDDMESNSTPEPKENWEENCHQNGLSLPLPEEGENLSHSLEAEHRLLKEMGWQEYPENDENYLPLTEDELKEFQIKSEQRRRNGFGKNGFLQGRGSSLLFHWRSTFKTKIEDSETETSSSETSDDDA; this is translated from the exons ATGGCGCAGCATGACTTTGTTCCTGCCTGGCTTAACTTCTCAACACCACAGTCAACCAAG TCCCCTGCAGCCACCTTTGAGAAACATGGAGAGCATCTTCCACGGGGAGAAGGACGCTTTGGGGTGAGCCGAAGGAGACACAACTCTTCTGATGGATTTTTCAATAATGGGCCCCTCCGGACTGCAGGAG ACTGCTGGCATCAGCCGTCCCTTCTCCGCCATGATTCTGTAGATTCTGGTGTTTCTAAAGGAGCTCATGTTGGGCTTTCTGGCAGTCAGCCTGGCTGGCATGGTCCCTCACGGGGCCATGATGGCGTGAACCAGCGTGGTGGAGGAGGAACTGGAGTTCATCGCCACTGGAATGGCAACTTCCATTCTCGGAAAAGTTCTGCCTTTCAAGAAAAGCTGCCTGTTGAAGccagggaagagaagaaggatgACAAAGAGCGTCTGCAGTTTGAGGAAGAAGACTTT cCATCTTTGAATCCAGAGGCTGGAAGACACAACAACCAGAACAAACCGTTAGGGACACCTTCCGGAGTATGGG aaaaCCCCCCTAGTGCCAAGCAACCTACCAAGATGCTGGTCATCAAAAAGGTTTCAAAAGAggatcctgctgctgccttctcagCTGCATTTACATCACCTGTTTCTCACCTGGCAAATGGTAACAAAGCCACCACCATTGTCCCAAGTGTCTACAAAAATCTGGTTCCTaaacctgcagctcctccttccAAG CCAAGTCCATGGAAAGCCaacagaaatgaacacaagCCAGGCTCGCTTTCCTCCAGCCGTGACTCTGCCTTTACCAGTCCAGTGTCTGTAACCAAACCAGCGGTACTGGCAAGTGGCTCAGTCCTCACCTCTCCCAAAGAG AGTCCTTCCAGCACCACCCCTCCTATCGAGATCTGCTCTTCACGCTTGACAAAGCTGATGCGTCGCACCACTGATAAAAAGAGCGAATTCCTGAAGGCACTGAAAGATGATAGGAATGGGGAGAtaacagagagcagagaatgTGACAAGCTGGATGAT atggAGAGCAACAGCACACCAGAACCAAAGGAAAACTGGGAAGAGAATTGCCATCAAAATGgcctttctctccctttgccAGAGGAGGGGGAAAACCTCTCTCATTCATTGGAAGCAGAACACAG GTTATTGAAAGAAATGGGATGGCAGGAATATCCTGAAAATGATGAGAATTACCTTCCCCTCACAGAGGATGAGCTCAAAGAGTTCCAAATTAAATCAGAGCAG CGAAGAAGAAACGGATTTGGGAAGAACGGATTTCTTCAGGGCCGCGGCTCCAGCCTGTTGTTCCACTGGAGAAGCACTTTTAAGACAAAGATTGAGGACTCGGAAACAGAAACTAGTAGCAGCGAGACTTCAGATGACGATGCCTGA
- the TMEM69 gene encoding transmembrane protein 69: MFHLIQRCCSRAPRQLQQRTGPSLLLHGKNMARCSSPSLNLQRNVCLLSRPLSLSTASVCATRLQAFHTSFPLLKKKPPREAPREPGLLRQSMRSLKDSPKPALYLSFAGLIPLVSMPLLMVLQRTYHPELAFVQVTYGAVIVSFIGGMKWGFAVPENSPAKPDWLNLANSTVLPLLAWQALLMKDITSSAVMIVLSLGIALHYDVSLLPTYPLWFKGLRIVVTVLAALSLLATLAIKMASENEIINSTPERQNTKQ; the protein is encoded by the exons ATGTTCCATCTCATACAGCGCTGCTGCTCCCGAGCACCTCGCCAG CTACAGCAGCGAACTGGTCCCAGCCTGCTCCTGCATGGGAAGAACATGGCAAGGTGCTCCTCTCCCAGTCTCAATCTGCAGAGAAACGTTTGTCTCCTCTCAAGACCTCTGAGCCTCAGCACAGCATCGGTGTGTGCAACCAGACTGCAAGCTTTTCACACCTCTTTCCCACTCCTAAAGAAAAAGCCTCCCCGAGAAGCTCCCCGAGAGCCAGGTCTGTTGCGACAGAGCATGAGATCGCTCAAGGATTCTCCAAAGCCAGCCCTTTACTTAAGCTTTGCAGGGCTAATTCCGCTGGTTTCCATGCCGCTATTGATGGTTCTCCAAAGGACGTACCACCCAGAGCTGGCGTTTGTTCAGGTTACGTATGGAGCCGTAATCGTTTCTTTCATAGGGGGAATGAAATGGGGATTTGCTGTCCCAGAAAACAGCCCAGCCAAGCCAGACTGGCTGAACCTGGCCAACAGCACCGTGCTGCCTCTGCTCGCATGGCAGGCCTTGCTTATGAAAGATATCACTAGCAGCGCAGTAATGATTGTTCTGAGCTTAGGGATAGCACTGCACTATGATGTTTCCCTTCTTCCTACCTATCCTCTTTGGTTTAAAGGACTGAGGATTGTGGTGACGGTGTTGGCAGCGTTATCGCTGTTGGCTACTTTAGCCATAAAGATGGCTTCAGAGAATGAGATAATTAACAGTACACCTGAAAGGcagaacacaaaacaataa